Proteins from a genomic interval of Raphanus sativus cultivar WK10039 unplaced genomic scaffold, ASM80110v3 Scaffold0070, whole genome shotgun sequence:
- the LOC130500983 gene encoding uncharacterized protein LOC130500983 — protein MEAFGKSSANVIYLSAILDPREGPDTCHKCDYKCENENVCGNVYRCKLTGLTHVCDKNCNQRILYDNHTSLCRASGRMFPLSSAEEQAVRGVRRKLDDEPSESCVKRRRRRDAQFHASPFERSFAAVSPICSRAGDGMEMN, from the exons ATGGAGGCATTTGGAAAATCATCCGCCAATGTGATTTACTTGTCTGCGATACTGGATCCTCGTGAAGGACCCGACACGTGTCACAAATGCGACTACAAATGCGAGAACGAGAACGTTTGCGGGAACGTGTACCGGTGCAAGCTAACCGGTTTAACCCACGTCTGTGACAAGAACTGCAACCAG AGGATCCTTTATGATAACCACACCTCTTTGTGCCGAGCCAGTGGCAGGATGTTCCCACTCTCCTCGGCTGAGGAACAGGCGGTTAGAGGAGTCCGTAGGAAGCTTGATGATGAGCCCTCTGAGAGCTGCGTTAAGCGTCGTCGTCGGCGTGATGCTCAGTTTCATGCTTCTCCTTTTGAGAGGTCTTTTGCTGCTGTGAGCCCGATTTGCAGCAGAGCTGGAGATGGAATGGAGATGAACTAG
- the LOC130500980 gene encoding RNA-dependent RNA polymerase 6-like has translation MGSEGNIKNTVVTQVSVGGFGDKTTAKELTDYLEEEVGLVWRCRLKTSWTPPGSYPNFDITDTSNIPTFDGYKRVEPHAFVHFAVPESAGRAMDAAGQSKLILDGQPLKVSLGPKNPYTLNQRRRTTTPYKLTGVSIEIGTLVARDEFLVSWRAEGVDFLVDPFDNTCRFCFTKSTAFSLKDTMMYAVINCDYKLELLVRDIRTVRQYRTLDGYVLLLQLASSPRVWYRTADDDIYETVPVDLLDDDDPWIRTTDFTQAGAIGRCLTYRVLISPRHEKKMNTALDYLRARRVHEERVRWPPRIRDEPCFGEPITDHFFCIHHREGISFEIMFLVNAVLHRGVFNQFQLTERFFDLLRNQPKDVNIATLKHLCTYKRPVFDAYKRLKLVQEWIQNNPKLLGSHVQSDDISEIRRLAITPTRAYCLPPEVELSNRVLRKYKALSDRFLRVTFMDESMQTMNSNVLSYFVAPIVKDLTSSSFSQKTHVFKRVKTILTDGFKLCGRKYSFLAFSANQLRDRSAWFFAEDGKTRVSDIKTWMGKFKDKNVAKCAARMGLCFSSTYATVDVMPHEVDTELPEIERNGYTFSDGIGTITPDLALEIMEKLQLDSHCSPCAYQIRYAGFKGVVARWPSKDDGIRLALRHSMDKFHSKHTILEICSWTRFQPGFLNRQIITLLSVLGVPDEIFWDMQETMLYKLNRILDDTDVAFEVLTASCAEQGNTAAIMLSAGFKPKTEPHLRGMLSSVRIAQLWGLREKSRIFVTSGRWLMGCLDEAGILEEGQCFIQVSKPSIENCFSKHGSRFKETKTDFQVVKGYVAVAKNPCLHPGDVRILEAVDVPELHDMYDCLLFPQKGERPHTNEASGSDLDGDLYFVAWDQRLIPPSKKSFPAMQYTAAEETSKGRAVNHQDIIEFFVKNMANEHLGTICNAHVVHADRSEYGAMDEECLLLAELAATAVDFPKTGKLVTMPFHLKPKLYPDFMGKEEYQTYRSKKILGRLYRRVKEVYDEDAEASSEENSDPSDIPYDTDLEIPGFEDFIPEAWGHKCCYDGQLIGLLGQYKVQKEEEIVTGHIWSMPKYTSKKQGELKERLKHSYNSLKKELRKVFEETKPEQESLSEEEKNVMYEKKASAWYHVTYHPEWVKKSTELQEPDESSGHGVMLSFAWIAADYLARIKVRSGEMGKKMDSAKPVDALAKYLSQRL, from the exons ATGGGGTCAGAAGGAAACATCAAGAACACGGTTGTGACACAAGTAAGCGTTGGTGGGTTTGGGGATAAAACAACTGCAAAAGAGCTTACAGATTACCTTGAAGAAGAAGTAGGACTCGTTTGGCGATGCAGATTAAAAACTTCTTGGACTCCTCCTGGTTCTTATCCTAATTTCGACATCACTGACACTTCAAACATCCCCACGTTTGATGGTTACAAGAGAGTGGAGCCTCATGCCTTTGTCCATTTCGCGGTTCCTGAGTCAGCAGGTCGTGCAATGGATGCTGCGGGGCAATCCAAGCTCATCCTCGATGGCCAGCCTTTGAAAGTCAGCTTGGGGCCTAAGAACCCGTACACGCTTAaccagagaagaagaacgaCAACACCTTATAAGCTGACTGGTGTTTCGATTGAGATTGGGACCTTGGTTGCCCGCGATGAGTTTCTTGTTTCTTGGAGAGCTGAAGGGGTTGATTTCCTCGTAGACCCTTTTGACAACACTTGCAGATTTTGCTTCACAAAGAGCACTGCCTTCTCTTTGAAGGACACAATGATGTACGCTGTGATCAACTGTGATTATAAGTTGGAGCTATTGGTGAGAGACATACGAACAGTCAGGCAGTATAGAACTCTTGATGGCTATGTGCTACTCTTGCAGCTGGCTTCATCACCCCGTGTCTGGTACAGAACAGCCGATGATGATATCTATGAAACTGTTCCCGTCGATCTCTTGGATGATGATGACCCTTGGATCCGTACCACTGATTTTACCCAGGCTGGGGCAATTGGCCGATGCCTTACATATCGAGTGCTCATATCTCCTCGGCATGAGAAGAAAATGAATACAGCCTTGGACTATCTAAGGGCGCGGAGAGTGCATGAGGAGCGTGTGAGGTGGCCTCCCAGGATTCGTGATGAGCCCTGTTTTGGGGAGCCTATTACAGATCATTTCTTCTGCATTCACCACAGGGAAGGAAtctcctttgagatcatgttCCTAGTAAATGCAGTGCTGCACAGAGGGGTTTTTAACCAGTTTCAGTTGACTGAGCGCTTCTTTGATCTTCTCAGAAACCAACCCAAGGATGTCAATATAGCTACCCTCAAGCATCTCTGTACCTATAAACGACCCGTTTTTGATGCGTACAAGAGGCTGAAGCTTGTTCAGGAATGGATTCAGAATAATCCAAAGCTTTTAGGGAGTCATGTACAGTCAGATGATATCTCTGAGATCAGAAGGCTAGCGATTACTCCAACCAGAGCTTATTGCCTGCCCCCAGAAGTTGAGCTCTCCAACAGGGTACTCAGAAAATACAAAGCTTTGTCTGATAGATTTTTGCGAGTAACTTTCATGGACGAAAGCATGCAGACTATGAACTCAAATGTTCTTTCGTACTTTGTTGCTCCGATtgtgaaggatcttacctcaagCTCCTTCTCTCAGAAGACCCACGTTTTCAAAAGAGTAAAGACCATACTAACCGATGGGTTTAAACTATGTGGTAGAAAATACAGTTTTCTAGCATTCTCGGCTAATCAACTCAGAGACCGCTCTGCATGGTTTTTCGCTGAAGACGGGAAAACAAGAGTGTCAGATATAAAGACATGGATGGGGAAGTTTAAAGACAAGAATGTAGCAAAGTGTGCTGCTAGGATGGGCTTGTGCTTCTCCTCCACATACGCCACTGTAGATGTCATGCCTCACGAGGTTGACACCGAGCTTCCAGAAATCGAGAGAAATGGGTATACTTTCTCTGATGGAATTGGTACAATCACACCTGACCTCGCTTTAGAGATAATGGAGAAACTTCAGTTGGATTCGCACTGCAGCCCTTGTGCTTATCAGATACGGTACGCCGGTTTCAAAGGAGTTGTTGCTCGTTGGCCATCAAAAGATGATGGAATCCGGTTAGCCCTTCGACACAGTATGGATAAGTTCCATTCTAAGCACACAATCTTGGAGATCTGTTCATGGACCAGGTTTCAACCTGGGTTCTTAAACCGGCAGATTATCACCCTCCTGTCTGTGCTAGGTGTTCCTGATGAAATATTCTGGGATATGCAGGAAACTATGCTCTACAAACTGAACCGCATCCTTGATGACACCGATGTCGCATTTGAAGTTCTGACAGCTTCATGTGCTGAACAGGGAAATACTGCAGCTATCATGCTGAGTGCAGGATTCAAACCAAAAACTGAGCCACACCTACGCGGGATGTTGTCTTCAGTCAGGATTGCACAACTCTGGGGTCTCAGAGAAAAATCTCGAATTTTTGTTACTTCGGGAAGGTGGCTAATGGGTTGCCTAGACGAAGCAGGGATACTTGAAGAGGGCCAATGCTTTATCCAAGTCTCAAAACCGTCTATAGAAAACTGTTTCTCCAAACATGGGTCTCGTTTTAAGGAGACGAAGACAGATTTTCAAGTAGTGAAAGGTTATGTAGCCGTTGCTAAGAATCCTTGTCTTCACCCAGGGGATGTAAGGATTCTAGAAGCTGTTGATGTACCCGAGCTGCATGACATGTATGACTGCCTACTTTTCCCTCAGAAAGGCGAGAGGCCTCATACAAACGAAGCTTCTGGCAGTGACCTTGATGGTGACCTGTACTTCGTGGCTTGGGATCAGAGACTCATCCCTCCCAGCAAAAAAAGCTTTCCCGCCATGCAATATACTGCAGCTGAAGAAACGAGTAAGGGTCGCGCTGTCAACCACCAG GATATAATAGAATTCTTTGTCAAAAACATGGCGAATGAGCATTTGGGTACAATATGCAATGCACACGTCGTTCATGCTGATAGAAGTGAGTATGGAGCCATGGACGAAGAATGTTTGCTACTGGCAGAGCTAGCTGCCACAGCAGTCGATTTCCCAAAGACAGGGAAGCTGGTGACAATGCCTTTCCACCTGAAACCCAAACTCTACCCTGATTTCATGGGGAAAGAAGAGTACCAGACTTACAGGTCGAAGAAGATCTTGGGACGGCTTTACAGACGGGTAAAAGAGGTTTACGACGAAGATGCAGAAGCTTCCTCAGAAGAAAACTCTGACCCGAGTGACATCCCTTATGACACTGATCTCGAAATACCAGGATTTGAAGATTTCATCCCTGAGGCATGGGGTCACAAATGTTGTTACGACGGGCAGCTCATTGGTCTTCTCGGGCAATACAAGGTGCAAAAAGAGGAAGAGATTGTGACGGGTCACATCTGGTCCATGCCTAAGTACACAAGTAAGAAACAAGGCGAACTGAAAGAAAGACTGAAGCATTCTTATAACTCCCTGAAGAAGGAGCTGAGAAAAGTATTCGAGGAAACAAAACCGGAGCAAGAGAGTCTCAGCGAAGAGGAAAAGAACGTCATGTATGAGAAAAAGGCTTCAGCTTGGTACCATGTCACATACCATCCCGAGTGGGTGAAGAAGTCTACAGAGCTGCAAGAACCTGATGAGTCGTCTGGTCATGGAGTGATGCTGAGCTTTGCTTGGATTGCAGCTGACTATCTTGCAAGGATTAAAGTCCGGTCAGGGGAAATGGGAAAGAAAATGGACTCGGCCAAGCCTGTTGATGCTTTGGCTAAGTATCTGTCTCAACGTCTCTAA